The following proteins come from a genomic window of Geomonas sp. RF6:
- a CDS encoding phosphatase PAP2 family protein has product MSNSSCNWSLKKWCWGILPLIPLLFLCERYLDVPLALLVQEVLYGDSGWARHTSHLPDLLLPLVVVVTAVTFPVYLIRRRHGVHDRLNLLLQVVAWTTPCSYLLKGTLKHIFGRINTREWLRHPEMYGFHWLRGGEGFEGFPSGHMLVLVALAAALWRFYPRHRQANVIVMTLLAAALIATNYHFLSDVIAGAYLAVGLEGVLFKVIVSSQEEPGLCREG; this is encoded by the coding sequence ATGTCAAACAGCTCCTGCAACTGGAGCCTGAAAAAATGGTGCTGGGGGATCTTGCCGCTCATCCCGCTCCTGTTCCTCTGTGAGCGCTACCTGGACGTGCCGCTGGCCCTCCTGGTGCAGGAGGTGCTGTACGGCGACTCCGGGTGGGCGCGGCACACCTCGCACCTGCCGGACCTGCTGTTGCCTCTGGTCGTTGTCGTCACCGCCGTCACCTTTCCGGTGTACCTGATCCGACGGCGGCACGGGGTGCACGACAGGCTGAACCTCCTGCTGCAGGTCGTGGCCTGGACGACGCCGTGCTCCTACCTCCTGAAGGGGACGCTGAAGCATATCTTCGGGCGGATCAACACCCGTGAGTGGCTGCGGCATCCGGAGATGTACGGTTTTCACTGGCTGCGCGGGGGGGAGGGGTTCGAGGGGTTCCCCTCCGGGCACATGCTGGTCCTCGTGGCGCTCGCGGCGGCGTTGTGGCGTTTCTATCCACGCCACCGCCAGGCGAACGTGATCGTCATGACCCTTCTCGCCGCAGCGCTCATCGCCACAAACTACCATTTCCTCAGCGACGTCATTGCCGGCGCGTACCTTGCGGTGGGGCTGGAAGGGGTGCTTTTCAAGGTGATCGTATCCTCCCAGGAGGAGCCCGGCCTCTGCCGGGAAGGGTGA
- a CDS encoding cation transporter, with protein sequence MQDAPVEKLYRQANLLALFTIFYNIIEGVASVWFGASDETLSLFGFGVDSFIEVVSAIGVWHMLRRIRMNEGETRDEFERAALRITGWCFHILAGALLLTAAVNFSLQHKPQTTVWGIIISCLSMSFMWFLIHFKTRIGHALGSAALLADAACSKACLYLSLVLLAASLGYELTGIGSLDSLGALAIGYLAYSEGKEALQKARGLGCGCCSCTDSDKER encoded by the coding sequence ATGCAAGACGCCCCAGTGGAAAAGCTGTACCGGCAGGCCAACCTCCTCGCCCTCTTCACCATCTTTTACAACATCATCGAAGGTGTGGCATCCGTCTGGTTCGGAGCCTCCGACGAAACCCTTTCCCTCTTCGGCTTCGGAGTCGATTCCTTTATCGAAGTCGTCTCCGCCATAGGGGTCTGGCACATGCTGCGCCGCATCAGGATGAACGAGGGTGAGACGCGCGACGAGTTCGAGCGCGCCGCCCTCAGGATCACGGGGTGGTGCTTCCACATCCTTGCCGGCGCCCTTCTCCTCACCGCCGCGGTAAACTTCTCCCTTCAGCACAAGCCGCAAACGACCGTGTGGGGCATCATCATATCGTGCCTGTCCATGTCCTTCATGTGGTTTCTCATTCACTTCAAGACGAGGATCGGTCACGCGCTCGGCTCTGCCGCACTCCTTGCCGACGCCGCCTGCTCCAAGGCTTGCCTCTACCTGTCGCTCGTCCTCCTTGCTGCCAGTCTCGGCTATGAACTCACCGGCATCGGGAGCCTCGACTCTCTCGGGGCCCTTGCCATCGGCTACCTCGCCTACAGCGAGGGAAAAGAGGCGTTGCAAAAGGCCCGCGGACTCGGCTGCGGCTGTTGCAGCTGCACCGACAGCGACAAAGAGCGGTAG
- a CDS encoding competence/damage-inducible protein A — translation MSGPAVELFIIGNEILIGEIQDTNTNWLCKEINNFGGVVSRVTILRDVHEVIAEEIAAALTRGAGIIITSGGLGPTADDLTLAAVAAGAGVPLELDRTALQMVKDRYDEFQAQGILAQGGLNPAREKMAWLPAGALPLHNPVGTAPGVLLELDRCAIISLPGVPPELRGIFNTSLNPFMQKAFSRGVSVLHTIAVRCNDESLMEPVLSRVTKAHPRVYIKSLATAPGEFQELDITLTTVGKDEAELKTLLEGALDDLREGLSTLGIPHRNKTGV, via the coding sequence ATGTCCGGCCCGGCTGTAGAGCTTTTCATCATCGGAAACGAGATCCTGATCGGAGAGATCCAGGACACCAACACGAACTGGCTGTGCAAGGAGATCAACAACTTCGGCGGGGTCGTCTCCCGGGTGACGATCCTTCGTGACGTCCACGAGGTCATCGCCGAAGAGATCGCCGCGGCGCTGACGCGCGGGGCGGGTATCATCATCACCTCCGGGGGCCTCGGCCCGACAGCCGACGACCTCACCCTCGCCGCAGTCGCCGCCGGCGCAGGGGTTCCCCTCGAGCTCGACCGCACCGCACTGCAGATGGTGAAGGACCGCTACGACGAGTTCCAGGCGCAGGGGATCCTCGCCCAGGGGGGACTGAATCCTGCGCGGGAAAAGATGGCGTGGCTTCCCGCCGGCGCCCTGCCGCTGCACAACCCGGTCGGCACCGCCCCAGGGGTTCTTCTCGAACTCGACCGGTGCGCCATCATAAGCCTTCCCGGCGTCCCTCCGGAACTGCGGGGGATCTTCAACACCTCCCTCAACCCGTTCATGCAGAAAGCGTTCAGCCGCGGCGTCTCCGTCCTGCATACCATCGCCGTGCGCTGCAACGACGAGTCCCTCATGGAACCGGTGCTGAGCCGAGTGACGAAAGCCCACCCGCGGGTGTACATAAAGTCCCTTGCCACCGCGCCGGGAGAGTTCCAGGAGCTCGACATCACCCTCACCACCGTCGGGAAGGATGAAGCGGAACTGAAGACACTCCTCGAAGGGGCGCTGGACGACCTGCGGGAAGGTCTGTCGACGCTGGGGATTCCGCACCGGAACAAAACCGGGGTGTAG
- a CDS encoding short chain dehydrogenase: MKVIVIGATGTIGKAVVRLLSPLHDLARVGLRRGDFQVDLTHKSSIERLFQDIGPFDGLICAAGLAKFDRIVELSDEDFQLGLTNKLMGQVNLVRLGLGNVREGGSFTLTSGVLSQRPMPGSASISMVNAGIEAFVRAAALEMPRKLRINAVSPPWVKETLEALGMDSSLGMPAERVALAYRASLEGQMSGKVIDARDFA; encoded by the coding sequence ATGAAAGTAATAGTTATCGGAGCAACCGGCACCATCGGAAAGGCGGTGGTGCGACTGCTCTCTCCCCTTCACGACCTGGCGCGGGTAGGGCTCAGGCGTGGAGACTTCCAGGTCGACTTGACCCACAAGAGCTCCATCGAGAGGCTCTTTCAGGATATAGGCCCCTTTGACGGACTGATCTGTGCTGCCGGACTGGCAAAGTTCGACCGCATCGTGGAGCTCTCGGATGAGGACTTTCAGCTGGGACTCACCAACAAGCTCATGGGGCAGGTCAACCTAGTGCGACTTGGATTAGGCAATGTACGGGAAGGCGGCTCCTTCACCTTGACAAGCGGGGTCTTAAGCCAGCGGCCGATGCCGGGGAGCGCTTCGATCAGCATGGTCAATGCAGGGATCGAGGCATTTGTGCGTGCCGCGGCGCTGGAAATGCCGCGCAAGCTGCGGATAAACGCGGTCAGCCCGCCATGGGTGAAGGAAACTCTGGAAGCGCTGGGGATGGATTCTTCGCTGGGGATGCCGGCAGAGCGGGTAGCGCTTGCCTACCGGGCAAGCCTGGAGGGGCAGATGAGCGGCAAGGTCATAGACGCCAGGGACTTTGCCTGA
- a CDS encoding AmiS/UreI family transporter, with amino-acid sequence MTLAVLIAISLMWWTVGGFFLGKGDARSTGAICGLVGLVTVGGGFVESIGGNNFGAGLLFAHGLLYLSVSHALLAGVEDLRSVGNVSLTVMVISAIYCFLWATGGPVLADGKQLVAKTPYLAFCAAGYTVLTAEVWLNAYGKFPAKALAYSLIVWAVVGLWVPSFMLLAAGKLPF; translated from the coding sequence ATGACTTTAGCCGTGTTGATTGCAATCAGCTTGATGTGGTGGACGGTAGGTGGGTTTTTCCTGGGCAAGGGTGACGCCAGGTCAACCGGTGCAATTTGCGGCCTGGTAGGTCTCGTGACGGTAGGGGGGGGCTTCGTCGAGTCGATCGGCGGGAACAACTTCGGCGCCGGGCTCCTCTTCGCTCACGGCCTGCTCTATCTTTCCGTCAGCCATGCGCTGCTGGCCGGGGTTGAAGACCTTCGCTCCGTCGGCAACGTAAGCCTCACGGTCATGGTGATCTCCGCCATCTACTGCTTCCTGTGGGCTACCGGCGGTCCGGTTCTTGCCGACGGCAAGCAGCTCGTGGCCAAAACCCCCTACCTCGCCTTCTGCGCTGCCGGTTACACCGTGCTGACCGCTGAGGTGTGGCTGAATGCCTACGGGAAATTCCCGGCAAAGGCGCTCGCGTACTCCCTCATCGTGTGGGCGGTCGTGGGCCTCTGGGTTCCGTCCTTCATGCTCCTCGCCGCAGGGAAGCTCCCCTTCTAG
- a CDS encoding DUF1653 domain-containing protein, producing the protein MAVAPGRYRHYKGNYYEVIGTARHSETEEPFVVYRPLYGEGALWIRPEAMFCETVLFEGKEIPRFSLCTAD; encoded by the coding sequence ATGGCAGTTGCGCCGGGGCGGTATCGCCACTACAAGGGGAATTACTACGAGGTGATAGGGACGGCGCGGCACAGCGAGACGGAGGAGCCGTTCGTGGTGTACCGCCCTCTGTACGGTGAGGGCGCGCTCTGGATCCGGCCGGAGGCGATGTTTTGCGAGACGGTTCTTTTCGAGGGGAAGGAAATCCCCCGCTTTTCACTCTGCACGGCGGACTGA
- a CDS encoding SlyX family protein produces the protein MEQRLTDMEILIMHHERTIEQLHEVVAQQQGRIDRLSAELRFIKEQLKGLVFSQNRTPAEEEPPPHY, from the coding sequence ATGGAACAGCGTCTGACAGATATGGAAATCCTCATAATGCACCATGAGCGCACCATAGAGCAGTTGCATGAAGTCGTGGCACAGCAGCAGGGGCGTATAGATCGCCTGAGCGCCGAGCTCAGGTTCATCAAGGAGCAGCTCAAGGGGCTTGTGTTCTCGCAGAACAGGACACCGGCCGAAGAGGAGCCGCCTCCGCATTATTGA
- the gmhB gene encoding D-glycero-beta-D-manno-heptose 1,7-bisphosphate 7-phosphatase → MGKHRAVFLDRDGTINIEREYLSRVEDFQLVPGVPLALKRLQEAGFLLVVVTNQSGIGRGFYTEGDLERLHQHMVHELESYGAKISACYFCPHHPEHGTGAYRTECDCRKPLPGMLLQASRDLDIDLPRSYMVGDKVADVEAGLKAGCAPMLVLTGYGEKEVAKLPEGVPVYQDLLAAADAILAAEGV, encoded by the coding sequence ATGGGGAAGCACAGGGCGGTGTTCCTGGACAGGGACGGCACCATTAACATCGAGCGGGAGTATCTGAGCCGGGTGGAGGACTTCCAGCTGGTGCCGGGTGTCCCTCTCGCGCTGAAACGGCTGCAGGAGGCGGGGTTTCTCCTCGTGGTGGTGACGAATCAGTCGGGGATCGGACGCGGCTTCTACACGGAGGGGGATCTGGAGCGCCTGCACCAGCACATGGTGCATGAACTGGAGAGCTACGGCGCGAAGATCTCGGCGTGCTACTTCTGCCCGCACCACCCGGAGCACGGCACCGGTGCATACCGCACGGAGTGCGACTGCAGGAAGCCCCTGCCCGGGATGCTTCTGCAGGCCTCCCGCGACCTGGACATCGACCTTCCCCGCTCCTACATGGTCGGCGACAAGGTAGCAGACGTCGAGGCGGGGCTGAAGGCCGGCTGCGCTCCGATGCTCGTCCTGACCGGCTATGGGGAGAAGGAGGTGGCGAAGCTTCCTGAGGGGGTCCCGGTCTATCAGGACCTTCTGGCCGCCGCCGACGCGATACTCGCGGCGGAAGGGGTGTAG
- the gmhA gene encoding D-sedoheptulose 7-phosphate isomerase — protein sequence MTEEIVAQLTEQRKLVERVEQELAPAVAAVVDLLVEAFRRGKKLLVMGNGGSAADAQHFAAEIVGRFKLERRGLPAIALTTDTSILTAIGNDYGFDRIFSRQVEALAEEGDVVFGISTSGNSVNVGLAFEEAKERGCRTVAFLGRDGGSLKGVAELPVVVPSNNTPRIQETHITLIHIICDLVERTLFAPPA from the coding sequence ATGACAGAGGAGATCGTAGCGCAGCTAACGGAGCAGAGAAAGCTCGTGGAGCGGGTGGAGCAGGAGCTTGCTCCCGCAGTCGCCGCCGTAGTCGATCTGCTGGTGGAGGCGTTCCGCAGGGGGAAGAAGCTCCTGGTGATGGGAAACGGTGGGTCCGCCGCCGACGCCCAGCACTTCGCCGCCGAGATCGTCGGCCGCTTCAAGCTGGAGCGCCGCGGCCTGCCGGCCATTGCCCTTACCACCGACACCTCCATCCTCACCGCCATCGGCAACGATTACGGCTTTGACCGCATCTTCTCCCGCCAGGTGGAGGCTCTTGCCGAGGAGGGGGACGTCGTCTTCGGGATCTCCACCAGCGGCAACTCCGTCAACGTCGGCCTCGCTTTCGAGGAGGCGAAGGAGCGCGGCTGCCGCACCGTCGCCTTTCTCGGGCGCGACGGCGGGTCGCTGAAAGGGGTCGCCGAACTTCCGGTCGTGGTACCGAGCAACAACACCCCACGCATCCAGGAAACCCACATCACCCTCATTCATATCATCTGCGATCTGGTGGAGCGCACCCTCTTCGCCCCGCCGGCCTGA
- a CDS encoding glycosyltransferase family 2 protein has translation MTSATIDIVVPIWNRPNETRNCLVNLISYTPGARIVMVDSGSDRETERILQELADSLEENALLLHDDHNIGFVRSANRGLAHCEAPYLALVRSGSLVPPGWFEPLLAFAEAHPDAGILVPSLSNQRAELPREPLEMESGSFCAMVITREAYLACQGFDEGMDDGSWCLKDYTRRACAAGFFTYAVPSPQVLCEEEVRLGSQKRRDEALQRSISLFTERWGTGRSYCVHLPDGTDATLLRHKLEVLLKGARHGDRYWVLLPKALYHGAKGGGLFLHENIRLVPLPRFCTIARQGRVYREIVAACPGIVSVAAVDGIPFPWGDPYLPFTELAERIRAGYPET, from the coding sequence GTGACATCTGCGACGATTGACATCGTGGTGCCGATCTGGAATCGGCCCAATGAGACACGCAACTGCCTGGTCAACCTGATCAGCTACACCCCCGGTGCCCGCATCGTCATGGTGGACTCCGGGAGCGACCGGGAGACGGAGCGGATCCTGCAGGAGCTCGCCGATTCCCTCGAGGAGAACGCGCTTCTTCTGCACGACGACCACAACATCGGCTTCGTGCGGAGCGCAAACCGCGGGCTCGCCCACTGCGAGGCACCGTACCTCGCGCTCGTTCGCAGCGGGTCGCTCGTCCCTCCGGGGTGGTTCGAGCCGCTTCTCGCCTTTGCGGAGGCGCACCCGGATGCAGGGATACTGGTGCCGAGCCTGTCGAATCAGCGCGCCGAGCTCCCCCGGGAGCCGCTGGAGATGGAATCCGGCTCCTTCTGCGCCATGGTGATCACCCGGGAGGCGTATCTTGCCTGCCAAGGGTTCGACGAAGGGATGGATGACGGCTCCTGGTGTCTGAAGGATTACACCCGGCGCGCCTGCGCTGCGGGCTTTTTCACCTATGCCGTCCCCTCGCCGCAGGTGCTGTGCGAGGAGGAGGTGCGGCTCGGCTCGCAGAAAAGGCGCGACGAGGCGCTGCAGCGCTCCATCTCCCTCTTTACCGAACGGTGGGGGACCGGCCGGAGCTACTGTGTCCACCTCCCGGACGGGACCGACGCGACACTCCTGCGGCACAAGCTGGAGGTGCTCCTGAAGGGGGCACGGCACGGGGACCGCTACTGGGTCCTCCTGCCGAAGGCGCTGTACCACGGTGCGAAAGGGGGAGGGCTCTTCCTGCACGAGAACATCCGGCTGGTGCCGCTCCCCCGCTTCTGCACGATCGCGCGGCAGGGGCGGGTGTACCGGGAGATCGTGGCAGCCTGCCCCGGGATCGTGTCGGTGGCCGCCGTCGACGGGATACCCTTCCCGTGGGGGGATCCGTATCTCCCCTTCACGGAGCTGGCGGAGCGGATACGGGCCGGTTACCCGGAGACATAA
- a CDS encoding rod shape-determining protein, which translates to MIKIFDAIFGMFSNDLAIDLGTANTLVYLKGKGIVVREPSVVAVQKTQNGQQKVLAVGMEAKKMLGRTPGSITAIRPMKDGVIADFDITEEMLRYFIHKVHNRKTLVRPRIVICVPSGITQVEKRAVKESAESAGAREVYLIEEPMAAAIGAGLPITEASGNMIVDIGGGTTEVACISLAGIVYTKSVRVGGDKMDEAIVQYIKRKYNLLIGDRMAELIKIEIGEAYPSPDVLTMEVKGRDLVSGIPKTTEIDSTEIRDALSEPVTAIVDAVRNCLERTPPELAADLVDKGIVLAGGGALLRNLDILLREETGLPVVTAEDPLSCVVLGSGKVLDELALLRNVAISS; encoded by the coding sequence ATGATAAAGATTTTTGACGCCATTTTCGGCATGTTTTCCAACGATCTCGCCATTGACCTCGGCACAGCCAATACGCTGGTGTACCTGAAGGGGAAGGGGATCGTGGTGCGCGAGCCTTCCGTTGTCGCCGTGCAAAAGACGCAAAACGGCCAGCAGAAGGTTCTCGCCGTGGGGATGGAGGCGAAGAAGATGCTCGGGCGCACCCCCGGCAGCATCACCGCTATCCGCCCCATGAAGGATGGCGTCATCGCCGACTTCGACATCACCGAAGAGATGCTGCGCTATTTCATCCACAAGGTACACAACAGAAAGACGCTGGTGCGCCCCCGCATCGTCATCTGCGTCCCCTCCGGGATCACCCAGGTGGAGAAGAGGGCGGTGAAGGAGTCGGCGGAGAGCGCCGGCGCCCGCGAGGTCTACCTGATCGAGGAGCCGATGGCCGCGGCGATCGGCGCCGGCCTCCCCATCACCGAGGCGAGCGGCAACATGATCGTCGATATCGGCGGCGGCACGACGGAGGTCGCCTGCATTTCGCTTGCCGGGATCGTGTACACAAAGAGCGTGCGCGTCGGCGGCGACAAGATGGACGAGGCGATCGTCCAGTACATAAAGAGAAAGTACAACCTCCTGATCGGCGACCGCATGGCGGAGCTCATCAAGATCGAGATCGGCGAGGCGTACCCCTCCCCCGACGTCCTCACCATGGAGGTGAAGGGGCGCGACCTCGTCTCCGGCATCCCGAAGACGACCGAGATCGACTCCACCGAGATCCGCGACGCCCTCTCCGAGCCGGTCACCGCCATCGTGGACGCCGTGCGCAACTGCCTGGAGCGCACCCCCCCCGAGCTCGCGGCTGACCTCGTCGACAAGGGGATCGTCCTTGCCGGCGGCGGCGCACTCCTGCGCAACCTCGACATCCTCCTGCGCGAGGAGACCGGGCTTCCGGTCGTCACCGCCGAGGACCCCCTTTCCTGCGTCGTTCTCGGCTCCGGAAAGGTGCTCGACGAACTCGCGCTCTTGCGCAACGTGGCGATCAGCTCCTAG
- a CDS encoding peptidylprolyl isomerase, with protein sequence MLGIMRKYKQSILIKVVFGVIVLSFIGTIFLVWGRGDKGTGPSDYAAKVNGTKISLESFQRSYYRTRGIYEQLYGRSLTPEMEKQMGIKKLTIDSLIDNELVREAADDMGIKVNKKEIQAAIEGIPAFQKDGAFNFELYKQTLKANRLTPRAFEDATEEEILVNKTRDKIKESAKLTDQELLQAYKKQNDKVDLQYVSFSPADVRGEVKLSDQELNSYLQSHEAEFKTPEEVSISYTVVSPAKVASGAAVTEEEAQTFYQKNIDRYQGKGGILPYAEVKEQVKADAQKQKAAKEAYEKAADTVNKFKGNADIAAAAAALGSTVEKTALFTAQAPPPALAGEADVVKRAFMLKQGDLGGPVETPKGIYLVKVLEKRPPAVPPLAQIRDAVAKKATDAKAAELAQKKAQEAAAAFAKGNVAGAKETGNFGYAATGAIPQIGTSPALMEEAFSLTAAAPAAKEPYKIGDRWFAVKLKGRVEAPTTDFPVKKEALKKELLPKKQQEAVEKWLKELRAKAKIQINPAIVAE encoded by the coding sequence ATGCTCGGGATAATGAGGAAGTACAAACAGTCCATACTGATAAAAGTCGTCTTCGGGGTGATCGTCCTCTCCTTCATCGGCACCATCTTTCTCGTCTGGGGCAGGGGTGACAAGGGGACCGGACCGTCCGATTACGCAGCAAAGGTAAACGGCACGAAGATCAGCCTCGAGAGCTTCCAGCGGAGCTACTACCGCACCAGGGGGATCTACGAGCAGCTATACGGCCGCTCCCTGACCCCCGAGATGGAAAAGCAGATGGGGATCAAAAAGCTCACCATCGACTCCCTCATTGATAACGAGCTGGTCCGCGAGGCCGCGGACGACATGGGGATCAAGGTCAACAAGAAGGAGATCCAGGCGGCCATCGAGGGGATCCCGGCCTTCCAGAAGGACGGCGCCTTCAACTTCGAGCTGTACAAGCAGACGCTGAAAGCAAACCGCCTCACTCCGCGCGCCTTCGAGGATGCGACGGAGGAGGAGATCCTCGTCAACAAGACCCGCGACAAGATAAAGGAGTCCGCGAAGCTCACCGACCAGGAGCTCCTGCAGGCGTACAAGAAGCAGAACGACAAGGTGGACCTGCAGTACGTCTCCTTCTCCCCCGCCGACGTCAGGGGCGAGGTGAAGCTTTCCGACCAGGAGCTGAACAGCTACCTCCAGTCGCACGAGGCGGAGTTCAAGACCCCGGAAGAGGTCTCCATCTCCTATACCGTCGTCTCCCCGGCGAAAGTGGCCTCTGGCGCCGCTGTCACCGAGGAGGAGGCGCAGACCTTCTACCAGAAGAACATCGACCGCTACCAGGGCAAGGGTGGCATCCTCCCCTACGCCGAGGTGAAGGAGCAGGTAAAGGCAGACGCCCAGAAGCAGAAGGCGGCGAAAGAGGCGTACGAGAAGGCAGCTGACACGGTGAACAAGTTCAAGGGGAACGCCGACATTGCCGCTGCCGCGGCAGCGCTCGGCTCCACCGTGGAGAAGACCGCGCTTTTCACCGCGCAGGCGCCCCCCCCGGCTCTCGCCGGCGAGGCCGACGTCGTGAAGCGCGCCTTCATGCTGAAGCAGGGGGATCTCGGCGGTCCGGTGGAGACGCCGAAGGGGATCTACCTCGTAAAGGTGCTGGAGAAGCGCCCCCCCGCGGTCCCGCCCCTGGCACAGATCCGGGACGCTGTAGCGAAGAAGGCGACCGACGCGAAAGCCGCGGAGCTCGCCCAGAAGAAAGCGCAGGAGGCTGCCGCCGCCTTTGCCAAGGGTAACGTAGCAGGCGCCAAGGAAACCGGAAACTTCGGCTACGCCGCGACCGGCGCCATACCGCAGATCGGCACCTCCCCCGCACTGATGGAAGAGGCCTTCAGCCTGACCGCCGCCGCCCCGGCAGCGAAGGAGCCGTACAAGATCGGCGATCGCTGGTTTGCGGTGAAGCTCAAGGGGAGGGTCGAGGCCCCCACCACCGACTTCCCGGTGAAGAAGGAGGCCCTCAAGAAGGAACTCCTCCCGAAGAAGCAGCAGGAGGCAGTGGAGAAGTGGCTGAAGGAGCTGAGGGCGAAGGCGAAGATCCAGATCAACCCGGCGATCGTCGCAGAGTAG
- a CDS encoding phosphoribosylaminoimidazolesuccinocarboxamide synthase: protein MTMPVLTTDFPGLKLAARGKVRDIYDLGEALLIVTTDRISAFDVIMNEGIPHKGYVLTQISAWWFRQMEGIIKNHIISTDVADFPAECQPYAETLAGRSMLVKKAKPLAAECIVRGYLSGSGWKDYQKTGSICGIPLPAGLKESDRLPEPLFTPSTKAELGSHDENISFEQMSELCGAEISQKVKDVTLAIYSRAREIADGKGIIIADTKFEYGIFEGELIIIDECLTPDSSRFWPKESYQPGGPQPSFDKQFLRDYLETLDWNKTAPAPPLPEEIVRKTSEKYLEALEKLTGRTL from the coding sequence ATGACCATGCCGGTGCTCACCACCGACTTTCCGGGGCTCAAGCTTGCAGCGCGGGGGAAAGTGCGCGACATCTACGATCTGGGGGAGGCGCTTCTCATCGTCACCACCGACAGGATCTCCGCCTTTGACGTCATCATGAACGAGGGGATCCCGCACAAGGGGTACGTGCTGACCCAGATCTCCGCCTGGTGGTTCCGCCAGATGGAAGGGATCATCAAAAACCACATCATCTCCACCGACGTCGCCGACTTCCCCGCCGAGTGCCAGCCGTACGCAGAGACGCTCGCCGGCCGCTCCATGCTGGTGAAGAAGGCAAAGCCGCTGGCGGCGGAGTGCATCGTGCGCGGCTACCTCTCCGGCTCCGGGTGGAAGGACTACCAGAAGACCGGCTCGATCTGCGGCATCCCGCTGCCTGCGGGGCTGAAGGAGTCGGACCGCCTCCCGGAACCGCTCTTTACCCCCTCCACGAAGGCGGAGCTCGGCTCCCACGACGAGAACATCTCCTTTGAGCAGATGAGCGAGCTGTGCGGGGCGGAAATCTCCCAGAAGGTGAAGGACGTGACTCTGGCGATCTACAGCAGGGCGCGTGAGATCGCGGACGGCAAGGGTATCATCATCGCCGACACGAAGTTCGAGTACGGCATCTTCGAGGGGGAGCTCATCATCATCGACGAGTGCCTCACCCCCGACTCCAGCCGCTTCTGGCCGAAGGAGAGCTACCAGCCGGGCGGGCCGCAGCCGTCGTTTGACAAGCAGTTCCTGCGCGACTACCTGGAGACGCTGGACTGGAACAAGACCGCGCCGGCCCCCCCCCTCCCGGAGGAGATCGTGCGCAAGACCTCCGAGAAGTACCTGGAGGCGCTGGAAAAACTGACCGGCCGCACCCTGTAA
- a CDS encoding DUF3047 domain-containing protein has protein sequence MTHTLAAALLSAALLAPPQEIPVARFSAGDLTGWTEKVHKGHTTYLLENAALVAHAAKAGSGLVKKLAADPKKYPRLTWSWKIEQTLKGEDIRLKKGDDFAARVYVIFPRTFFWRMRAINYVWAGKMPKGSEAKSPYTANSVIVAVESGDEKAGTWVSEERNVYEDYKRIFGEEPPQIGGVAIMTDTDDTQCDATAWYGDIALHAP, from the coding sequence ATGACTCACACCCTCGCAGCCGCACTCCTTTCCGCCGCGCTTCTCGCCCCCCCGCAGGAGATCCCGGTCGCCCGCTTCAGCGCCGGCGACCTTACCGGCTGGACCGAGAAGGTGCACAAGGGGCACACCACCTACCTCCTGGAGAATGCGGCCCTCGTCGCGCACGCAGCAAAAGCAGGCTCCGGCCTCGTGAAGAAGCTCGCCGCCGACCCGAAGAAGTACCCGCGCCTTACCTGGAGCTGGAAGATCGAGCAGACGCTGAAGGGTGAGGACATCCGCCTGAAGAAAGGTGACGACTTCGCCGCCCGGGTGTACGTCATCTTCCCGCGCACCTTCTTCTGGAGGATGCGCGCCATCAACTATGTGTGGGCGGGGAAGATGCCGAAGGGTTCGGAGGCGAAAAGTCCCTACACCGCGAACTCGGTGATCGTGGCGGTGGAAAGCGGCGACGAGAAGGCGGGAACCTGGGTAAGCGAGGAGAGGAACGTCTACGAGGACTACAAGAGGATCTTTGGTGAAGAGCCCCCCCAGATCGGGGGGGTGGCCATCATGACCGATACGGACGACACCCAGTGCGACGCGACCGCCTGGTACGGCGACATCGCACTGCACGCACCCTGA
- a CDS encoding YtxH domain-containing protein, which yields MSEQEKENKDNKVMVGALMLLAGGILGASVALLYAPQSGEKTRRGITRGAKKARRRTEQAVDDFSQNLSEVVEMVGERASEILEKGRDMGYKAKKELLKAMEEGEARLQKERARLSKML from the coding sequence ATGTCGGAACAGGAAAAAGAGAACAAAGACAACAAGGTCATGGTGGGAGCGCTCATGCTCCTGGCCGGCGGGATACTCGGGGCGAGTGTGGCTCTTCTGTACGCGCCGCAAAGCGGTGAGAAGACCCGCAGGGGTATCACCCGCGGTGCAAAGAAGGCGCGGCGCCGCACGGAGCAGGCCGTCGACGACTTCTCCCAGAACCTGAGCGAGGTGGTGGAGATGGTGGGGGAACGCGCCTCCGAGATTCTGGAGAAAGGGCGGGACATGGGGTACAAGGCGAAGAAGGAGCTCCTGAAGGCGATGGAAGAAGGGGAGGCACGCCTCCAGAAGGAGAGGGCGCGGCTGTCGAAGATGCTCTAG